The DNA window GGATGCGATCGCCCCGACCGTGCTGGCCCTCATGGGTCTGCCCAAACCGGTGGCCATGCAGGGCCACTCGCTGCTGCTGTCTCCGGCCCGCGCTTGATGGCCCCTTCATGAGGGAGTACCTCGACCTCCTCCGGGACGTCCTGGACCGGGGCGTTGACCGGGCGGATCGCACCGGCGTCGGCACCCGGGCCGTCTTTGGCCGCCAGATCCGTTTCGACCTGGCCCAAGGTTTTCCCCTGGTCACCACCAAAAAGATCCACCTCAAGAGCGTCATTCACGAGCTGCTCTGGTTCCTGCAAGGCTCCACGGACAACCGCTGGCTCAAGGCGCGCGGGGTGGGCATCTGGGACGAATGGGCGACGGAGGCGGGCGATCTCGGCCCCATTTACGGCCGGCAATGGCGGAGTTGGGCCTGCCCGGATGGCTCGACCCTCGACCAGATCTCCCAGGTCCTGGCGGCCATCCGCGCCAATCCGGATTCGCGCCGCCTGGTGGTCTCGGCCTGGAACCCCGCGGACCTGCCCCGCGACGGCCTCTCGCCCCAGGAGAACGCCCGCCAGGGGCGCATGGCCCTAGCGCCCTGTCATTGCCTCTTCCAGTTTTTTGTCCAGGAGGGGCGCCTTTCCTGCCAGCTCTATCAGCGCAGCGCCGATCTCTTCCTGGGGGTGCCCTTCAACATCGCCAGCTATGCCCTCCTGACCCACATGCTGGCCCAGCAATGCGACCTGGAAGTGGGTGATTTCGTTCATACCTTTGGCGATTTGCACCTGTACCGCAACCATCTCACCCCTGAGATTGTCCTGGCCCAGCTCGCCCGGGAGCCCAGGCCCAGGCCCCAACTGGCATTCAAGCGGCGTCCGGCCAGCCTGTTCGACTATGAATTCGAGGATTTCGAGTTCATCGGCTACGATCCCCATCCCGCCATCCGTGCCCCCATCGCCATCTAGACCCACCCAGGGAGAACCCGTCCGCGTGACCCAAGCCCTCATCGACTACGGCCTCTTTCTGGCCAAGACCCTGACGATCCTGCTGGGCATTGGCCTGGTGCTGGTCGGGATCGTCCGCGCCCGTAAGACGGGCCATCTGGAGGGCGACCATCTGGAGGTCACCAGCCTCAACGACCGCTATCGCGAGCTGGCCCAGACCCTCCGCCAGGCCTCCACGCCCAAAAAGGCCTTCCGGAAATCCCTCAAGCTGGATCGCAAGGCCGACAAGGCGCGGGAGCAGGCGGCGGAGTCTCGCCACCGGCTCTTTGTCATCGACTTTCAGGGCGATATCAAGGCCACGGCCTCCGCCGCCCTGCGCGAGGTCATCACGGCCATCCTCTTGGAGGCCAAGGCGGGCGACGGGATCCTGATCCGGCTGGAAAATGCCGGCGGCCTGGTGACGGAACACGGCCTCGCCGCCTCCCAATTGACCCGGCTGCGGGCGCGTGGCATCCCCCTGACCGTGGCGGTGGACAAGGTCGCCGCCAGCGGCGGCTACCTCATGGCGGCGGTCGCCGACCGCATCATCGCCGCCCCCTTCGCCGTGGTGGGTTCCATTGGCGTGGTCGCCCAGTTGCCCAACTTCCATCGGGTGCTGGAGCGGCACGGGGTGGATTACGAGCTCCACACCGCCGGAGATTACAAGCGCACCCTCACCCTCTTCGGCGAGAACACCGAGGCGGGCCGGGAAAAGCTCCGTGAGCAACTGGAAGAGACGCATGGCCTCTTCAAGGACTTTATCCTCGAATACCGGCCCAGCCTGGACCTGGCCCAGGTCGCCACGGGCGAATACTGGCATGGCCGCCAGGCCCTGGCGCTGGGGCTGATCGACGAGATCCAGACAAGCGACGACTGGCTGCTGGAGGCCGCCGATACCACCGACCTTTACCAAGTCAGCTATACCGCCCACAAGAAACCCCTGGACCGGCTGCTCTCCTCCCTAACCCAGGCGGCCCAGCGGTTGTTCCGAGGGCACCCCTGATTTCAGGCGCGGCGTTGACGAACCAGCAGAATGGCGCCCCAGGCCAGGGCCAGAAGCATGATGGCCGCGCCTAGCCCATGACTCAGCCAGGCGATGTGATGGTCGAGGTGGAGCAGACCCGACTCGGTCAGGAGATATTCCCAGTCGTGGAAGCCATAGGGCGAGGAGTGACCGAAATTACCCCCCAGCAGGGGTAAATCACCGGCCCGGGCGTCATTGATGTAGGGGGCGATATCCAGGAAATTCTGCCCAAACCACCAGCAGGCCACGGCGGCGCCAAAGGGATCGCGGGTCTTCAGCAGCAGGGTGCCGGCGCAGATCAGCGGCATCAGCAACTGGCCCAGGGTACCGCCCAGGGAGGTCATAAAGTCCCCAAAAGGTCGGAAAATCAGGTGTCCGGCCTCATGAAAGGGGAGATTGACCAGGTGCAAAAAGGATTGTCCGGCACCGTTGCTGGCCGGAGACAGGGCGATCAGGCGCAGCCCCCAAATCAGCAGGACCAGCAGGAGGGCGGCGCGGGCCCATAAACCGATCCCATCTAGTTCCGGTTGGCGTGGCAGCAGGAGGGCCATCAGCCCCTCGGGCAGCGTGTCCGCCGACCGCGGCCGGGTTGGGGGCGGCCTGACCACCCGGGTCGGCGGGGTCCAGGTCGCGGGGTCGATGCCCGGCCGGGGGTGATATTTCCAATATTTCTCGAACACAATGCCGCAGGTAGAGCAGATTTTGGCGTCCGCGATTTGGAATGTCCCGCATTTCGGGCAGGCCGTCTCGGTTTTAGGGCCCTTGGCGGGTGCGGAATCAGACAGGTTGGCCTTCATGATCGCTGGATGAAAGATGCGGACATCGGGATCGCTCCAGTCCTAACGCCGTGCCGCGACATACTCCCGCAACACGCCATTGACGCGCGTCTGCCATCCTGGACCCGTGGCCTTGAGGGCCGCCAGGACGTCCGCATCGAAACGGATCGTCGTCGAAACCTTCAGCGGTTTGCTGGAAGGGGGGCGGCCGATGCGCGCCAACGGCATGACCGCCTCCCACTCGTCATCCGTCAGCGGGAGCGCGTCCGGGTCGGACGTGGCCGCCGCCGTAATGATGACATCCTCTTGAGGCGTGGGGATGAGGGTTCCTGATTTAAGCCTTGGCATAGCGGTTCACCTCCCTCGAATTGGCCTTGCGCAAGCAGATGATGCGCCTCTCATCGGCGCGATCCACGAAGGCAATGAAGAACAAGCGCAGTCCGATGTAGCCGATCCCGCACTGGCGCGGTTCGCCATAGTCACGGCGGGTATCCGGCCAAGTCAGGGCCGACTCCCAGTCCAGGTCCGCCCAAGCGCCAGCGAGATGCCGTGTTTGGCGAGGTTGGCGGCGTCTTTGGCGGCATCGAAGCGGATGTTCATGTTCATTATTGTAGTAACGATAATCCCGGTCAACAAGGACATGGCGGCAAGGCCCTGGCCGCGGCCAGGTGTCGTAGGTGTCGATGAGCAGGCGGCGCACCGTTGCCGAATATGTGGTTGTTCGAACACACCTTTGCCACGGGGCACGCATCGAGGTCAAACACCACTATTGACCATATCTCTCGATCAGACAATACTACAAGAGTGATCAGCCGCCCTCTGGTGGCCCACAAACAGAAGTCTCCGGCTCTGTCGGAGGATGCGTTACTGGGAACCAACGGGTCGAAAGGCCTTGCCTTTTCGATACTGGTAATCAAGTATCGACATCCCCGTTATACCTTCAGTGGCGTGAATTTCCAAAACCAACTCTAAATAGGAAATGACAGATGAAGAACATATCTACAATTGCCCTGCTTGGAACCATTACTTTGGTGCTGTTGCTCACCGCCTGTAGCACCGCCTCGAAGCATGAGCCGGCGCCAGCCGCCGCAGCCCCGACGTATCAGCCAAAAGTGGATCGTAATTAATTACCTTCCTGTCCCATAGTATTTACCGTCAACTTTGAAATTGAAAATTTCAAGTTGACGGTAAAAGTCGTGGGTGGTACCCCGAGTGAAGTGGCTAGGGTGCACCGCTGTGATCGGTTTATTCGCTTTACTCGTCAGCTATACCGGTTTGGTTGGTGCCGCCTCGTCACAGCCGATTTTTGATGACGCTCAAGGATCATCGGTTTCGATGCCACTTCCACCAGAGTACGTGATCGACCGGGATGGGTCGGTAACGCTGCGAATCTGCTTTAACTGGTCGTGTGCGAGCAGACAGACCATGACCTTCACCCCCAACGATATGGCCCTTCTAAAAAGGCCTATGGCGCTTTGTCCTGGCGCAAGTTTTCACGATAGATTACAGCATGTGCGTATCGGGATTTGGCAAATGGAATTGATGGCACAAAAGTATCAGCCATTGTTGGCCAACGACCTTGCCATTAACGATTTTGATGGTGAAGTTGAGGGGCGGATGGATTGCGTCGATAAGACCAGTAACACCACTACTTATTTACATATTCTCCGGGATATTGGGGAACTGGCCGGGTGGACCGTCTCTTCTCCCAAAGTGCGCAGTCCTTTAGATATCACCGCGGTTCATTGGACAGCCGTAATTATCGATACGGAAAGTGGACTTCCCTGGAGCATTGACTCATGGTTTCGCCCGAACGGCCATCTGCCACTTGTCATGCCATTGCCGAGCTGGATCGACGAGAAGAAGGCCTGGGAACCGCCTTTCGAAACTATGAATTCTACACCGCACTCAATCTACGAGCTATGTAATACGGGTCCGCTTGGCCTCTTGGGGCCAGCGGCGCTTCCCTTTCAGTAAGGCAGTTGGAGACAGCCCTTAAAGCTTGAATTTGGGTGACTCACTCAATTACGTTTTGTTTCCGGCAATACATAAACAATGCCGGCCGTCCCGGAAAACTTGCTATGTACCACATTCTTGAAGAATACCGCTGGAACATTGATGCAGCCAAACGAAATACGGTTATCAAGCGGCGTTGGCGTGTCCAGGCGTTCAGCCCGGCGCTCTTTGGGGTTAGACGTAACGACCGGATGCATGGAGATGGCATTTTTGTAGTCCACCCAGAGTATTTCCTTGCCATGGGCATTGCGGCCCATTCCCGCCTCGAAACGACCCGCCGGCGTCGTTCGCTGCGCGACGGGGATAAGTCCCATCCGCATGTTACCAACGCCGGGGGCGACGTCATCACCTTTCCCCAGTCCCAGCAGCACGGGCGCTGCTCCGTGTAGCTTTCCGTCCACGCTAAATACATAGACCTTGGCGTTTACTTTATCGACAATCGCGAACGGCTTGTTGAGATTATCTCCTGAACTGACAACCCATTCTGCCATATCCCGTGTCCTGGGCGATGCACTCTCTGACTCAAAGTTGACCTGCCTGGAACCATCGGCCAAGGCCGATTTTGGTTCCATAACGAATGGAACATCTGCGTCTTCGGAATAGTTTGCATTGAGCATCGGGTTGGGCATCCGAGCGACATCATCCGACTTCGTTGCCAGGTGCGGGACGCAACCGGCACCCAACAGACCCAGGCACAGGGATAGAGCCATGCGGGTCATTTTCGAGTGCAAGGATGCTGGGAGTCGTTGCTGGGCCACCAGCAGTTCGGGCGCCAGAGGTATCGATTCTTGGTCATTCATGAGTTATTTCAGAGAGGCTCAAGGCCTGGCAAGGGGAAAGTCTTAGCTTTCACTCATTTTTCTGACAAGCTGCCTAATTGTCAAGCCCCGTGAGATGGCATTCCTTAGGCCACGGCGCCTGCGGCCAGCATGGTGGCGATGGCCCGCGCGCCATCGCCGGGCTGGACCTCGACGGCCCGGACCCCAGCGGTCAGGAGTCTGACCTCATAGCCCAGGCGCAGGGCGTCCAGAACGGTATTGAGCACGCAGTAATCCGTCGCCAGCCCGCCGACGAACACCCGCCTCACGCCCAGGTGCTGAAAGTAGCGATGCAATTCCGTGCCCTCGAACTCCGAATAGCCCGCATCATTCTGGCGGGTCCCCCTGGAGAAGATGGTGGCCGTCGCGGGCAGGGCCAGATCGGATGAAAAGGCCGCCCCGAGCGTCTGGACCACGCAATGCGGGGGCCAGGGCCCGCCTTGGGCGAGAAAGGAGCAATGATCGGCGGGATGCCAGTCGCGGGTCGCGGCAATCGGCAGCCCAGCGGCGGCGAAGCGGGCGATCCAGCCATTCAGGACCGGCACTACCGCATCGCCCTCCGGAACGGCCAGGGCCCCGCCCGGCAAGAAATCACGCTGGACATCGACCACTACCAGCGCGTCAGTCGGTTGCAGCCCTATCTCCTCGGTCATTTCCATTTTTCTAGCCCCCCACGCCTCGCGATGGGTCAGCGCCTGCCACGCTGGCGGAAAGAAAAGTTAGATCCAGGCCGGCCTCGTGGCCAACGCTGCGCGACTTTATACCTAAAGTCCGTCGATTAACGGCCCATAGCGGGAGCCTTGGCGGGCAGCGGGTGACGGCTGGTGGGCGGGGGTGTCGACAGCAGGGATGCTGTCGTCAAGCCTACAGGGATGTATTCACGGCGTCCCCCGCCCACCAGCCGTCACCCGCTGCCCGCCCCGATCCCTGCAACCCAAGCCCAATCCATGACCCCGGGCAACAAGGCTTACAATGATCTCAGTCATCCCCAGAGTAGTCATCCTATAACACCGCCCGTGCCTTCCTTCGTTCATCTCCACGTCCACAGTGAATATTCCCTCGTGGACGGCCTCCTGCGTATCAAGCCCATGGTCAATGCCGTGGGGGAGGCGGGGATGCCGGCCATCGCCATCACGGATCAGCTCAACCTCTTCTGTCTGGTCCGTTTTTATAAGGCCGCCCTGGCCGCCGGGGTCAAGCCCATCGTCGGCGCCGAGATGCTGGTGCGCAACCCGGATGACGCCAGCCAACCCCATCGCCTGGTGCTGCTGGTGCAGAACCAGGCCGGCTATCTCAACCTGACCCGCCTCGTCTCCCGTGCCTATCTCGATGGCCAGCAGGGTACGGCGCTGCCCCAGGTGGAGCGCGATTGGGTCGTGGCGGCGGCGGAGGGTCTCATCGCTCTCTCCGGCGGCCCCGCGGGGGATGTGGGTCAGGCCCTCCTGACCGGCAACCAGCGGTTGGCGGAGCAGCGTCTGGATCACTGGCTGGCGGCCTTCGGCGATCGCTATTACCTCGAACTCCTGCGCACCGGCCGCCCCAACGAGGCGGAGTGCCTGGAGCGCGGCGTGGACCTGGCCACCGCCCGGGGCGTACCGGTAGTCGCGACCAACGACGTGCGTTTCCTGACCTCTCGGGATTTCGAGGCCCACGAGGCGCGGGTCTGCATTCACGATGGCCAGACCCTGGGCGACAGCCGCCGTCCCCGGCGCTATAGCGAGGAGCAATATCTGCGCACGCCCGAGGAGATGGCGGCGCTCTTCGCCGATATCCCCGAGGCCCTGGAAAATTCCCTGGAGATCGCCAAGCGCTGCAACCTGGAACTGACGCTGGGCCAGAACTTCCTCCCGGACTTTCCCGTGCCGGTGGGTATGACCCTTGAGGATCACTTTGCCGCCCTCTCTCGCGAGGGGCTGGAATGGCGCCTGGCACGGCTTTTCGACCCGGCCGGCCTGGCGGAGCGTCGCGGGATTTATGACGACCGCCTGGAGCTGGAGCTGGGGGTCATCAATCAGATGGGTTTCGCCGGCTATTTCCTGATCGTGGCGGATTTCATCCAGTGGGCCAAGGACAACGACATCCCAGTGGGACCGGGACGCGGCTCCGGCGCTGGGTCCCTGGTGGCCTACGCCCTCAAGATCACCGACCTGGACCCCATCGAGCACGACCTGCTGTTCGAGCGCTTCCTCAACCCGGAACGCGTCTCCATGCCCGACTTCGACATCGACTTCTGCATGGAGGGGCGCGACCGGGTCATCGACTATGTCGCCGGGCGTTATGGCCGCGAGGCGGTGTCCCAGATCATCACCTTCGGCACCCTGGCCGCCAAGGCGGTGGTGCGCGACGTGGGCCGGGTGCTGGGCCACCCCTACGGCATGGTCGATCGCATCGCCAAGATGGTGCCCTTCGAGCTGGGCATGACCCTGAGCAAGGCCCTGGAGGATGGGGAGGACCTGCGCAAGGCTTACGCCGAGGACGAAGAGGTGCGGACCCTCATCGACATGGCCCTCAAACTGGAGGGCCTGGCCCGCAACGCCGGCAAACACGCCGGCGGCGTGGTCATAGCCCCGACCCGGTTGACGGACTTCGCCGCCCTCTATTGCGAGCCGGGCGGCACCAACCTCATGACCCAGTTCGACAAGGACGATGTCGAACAGGTGGGCCTGGTCAAGTTCGACTTCCTGGGCCTGCGCACCCTGACCATCATCGATTGGGCCCTCAAGACCATCAATGCCGGGCGGGCCAAGGCCGGCGAGCCCCCCATCGACATCTCCCGCATCGACCCCAAGGACCCGGCGGCCTTCGCCCTGCTCAAACGCTGCGAGACCACCGCCGTCTTCCAGCTCGAATCCCGGGGCATGAAGGAGCTGATCAAGAAGCTGCGCCCCGACTCCTTCGAGGACATGACCGCCCTGGTGGCCCTGTTCCGCCCCGGCCCGCTGCAATCCGGCATGGTCGATGACTTCATCGCCCGCAAGCACGGCGAGGCGGCGGTGGCCTATCCCCATCCGGACCTGGAGCCCATCCTCAAGCCCACCTACGGCGTCATCCTCTACCAAGAGCAGGTGATGCAGATCGCCCAGGTCCTGGCCGGCTACTCCCTGGGCGGCGCGGACCTGCTGCGCCGCGCCATGGGCAAGAAAAAGCAATCGGAGATGGACAAGCAGCGCGCCGTCTTCGAGGCAGGGGCGGCCCAGCGGGGCGTGGACGGCCGGACGGCGACCTACATCTTTGACTTGATGGACAAGTTCGCCGGGTACGGCTTCAACAAGTCCCACTCCGCCGCCTATGCCCTGGTCTCCTATCAGACCCTCTGGCTCAAGGCCCACTATCCCGCCGCCTTCATGGCCGCCGTCCTCAGCGCCGACATGGACAACACCGACAAGGTGGTCACCCTCATCGACGAATGCCGGACCATGCGTCTGGAGGTGCGACCACCCACGGTGAATGCCTCCGAGTGGCAATTCACCATCGCCGACGACCGAACCCTCATCTATGGCCTGGGCGCCATCAAGGGGGTAGGGGAGGGCGCCATCCTCGCGCTCCAGGAGGCCCGCCAGGCGGAGGGGCCTTTCCGCGACCTCTGGGACTTCTGCCGTCGCATCGACCTGCAAAAGATGAACCGGCGGGTCCTGGAGGCCCTGGTACGCTCCGGCGCCCTGGACGAACTCGGCGCCAACCGCGCCACCCTGATGCAGCATCTGCCCCTGGCGATCCGGCTGGCGGAACAGCACAAGGCCAGCCACTCCTCCGGTCAGGTGGACCTCTTTGGCCTGGTGGAGGAGACCGCCACGGGTCCCGACCCCCAGCTCGCCGGCCAGGTGTGGGGGGAATGGGAGGAGGAGGAGCGCCTCCAGGGCGAAAAGGAGACCCTGGGCCTCTATCTCACCGGCCACCCCGTCAACCGCTTCGAACCCGAGCTCAATGCCCTCATGGGCAACCGCCTCAATGTCCTTCTGTCCACCCCCAAGGGGCGCGGGGACCGGGAGAAGCGCACCGTGGCCGGCCTGGTGGTGGGGGTGCGCCACGGCAAGACCCCGCGCGGGCGCATGGCCTCCCTGGTCCTCGACGATCGCACCGGGCGCCTGGAGGTCACCGTTTTCAGCGAGCTATACGACCAGTTCCGCGACCTCCTGGCCGTGGATCGCCTGCTGGTCATCGCCGGCACCCTCAACTTCGATGAATTTCGCGACGCCTGGTCCCTGCGCGCCAGCGAGGTCCAGACCCTGGAACAGGCCCGGGAGAAGGCCGCCGATCACCTCTGGCTTACGCTGGACCTGGGCACCGCCAAGAAATATAAGAAGGGCGGGGAGCTCCTCCAGCAGTTGCGCGAGGTCCTGACCCTCTATCGAGGTGGCCGCCTGGCCATCCAGTTGGCATACCATTCACCCCAAGGCCAGGCCCGCTTCCTGCTCGGGGACGACTGGCGCGTCCAACCTACGGACGAACTGATCAAGCGCCTGCGCCAGCTTCTGGGCCAGGAGGCTGTCAAGGTGGCCTATGGCCGCTTCACGGGACAGACGGAATAGAGGCTCCAAAACATGAAGAAGGGGTTATCCCGGCTGGTCTCGGCCACCCTGATCCTGGTGGCCCTTTATCTGGTCGGGGTGAATCTGGCCCTGAACCTGCCCGCGACGCGGGCCTATCTGAACAGCCTGCAACCCGACCGCCTCGCCATTGGCTGGGATCGGGCCTGGAGCTGGTACCCCTTGCGGGTGGAGTTCCGGGGTTTCGCCGCCGACGGCCAGACCCCGACTGAGCAATGGCAGGTCGATGCCGAACGCGCGGCGGCGTCGGTCTCCTTGCGTCCGCTGCTCAAGGGCCTGGTGCGGGTGCATGATCTGGACCTGGTGGATATCGACCTGCGGCTACGGCCGCGATCAGGTCCAGCCCAGGATGACGCCGCCATCCGGCACCACTTCCCGGTCATCCGCAACCGCGATCCCGAGGCCCCCGCGGAGCCGGTGGTAGAGGAGGAGGGCGGCAAGCTGCTGCTCGAAATCGCCGACATCCATCTGCGCGGCGCCCATGCCTTTTGGGTCTCCCAGGTGCGCGGCACCCTGCCCG is part of the Chromatiaceae bacterium genome and encodes:
- the dnaE gene encoding DNA polymerase III subunit alpha; the encoded protein is MTPGNKAYNDLSHPQSSHPITPPVPSFVHLHVHSEYSLVDGLLRIKPMVNAVGEAGMPAIAITDQLNLFCLVRFYKAALAAGVKPIVGAEMLVRNPDDASQPHRLVLLVQNQAGYLNLTRLVSRAYLDGQQGTALPQVERDWVVAAAEGLIALSGGPAGDVGQALLTGNQRLAEQRLDHWLAAFGDRYYLELLRTGRPNEAECLERGVDLATARGVPVVATNDVRFLTSRDFEAHEARVCIHDGQTLGDSRRPRRYSEEQYLRTPEEMAALFADIPEALENSLEIAKRCNLELTLGQNFLPDFPVPVGMTLEDHFAALSREGLEWRLARLFDPAGLAERRGIYDDRLELELGVINQMGFAGYFLIVADFIQWAKDNDIPVGPGRGSGAGSLVAYALKITDLDPIEHDLLFERFLNPERVSMPDFDIDFCMEGRDRVIDYVAGRYGREAVSQIITFGTLAAKAVVRDVGRVLGHPYGMVDRIAKMVPFELGMTLSKALEDGEDLRKAYAEDEEVRTLIDMALKLEGLARNAGKHAGGVVIAPTRLTDFAALYCEPGGTNLMTQFDKDDVEQVGLVKFDFLGLRTLTIIDWALKTINAGRAKAGEPPIDISRIDPKDPAAFALLKRCETTAVFQLESRGMKELIKKLRPDSFEDMTALVALFRPGPLQSGMVDDFIARKHGEAAVAYPHPDLEPILKPTYGVILYQEQVMQIAQVLAGYSLGGADLLRRAMGKKKQSEMDKQRAVFEAGAAQRGVDGRTATYIFDLMDKFAGYGFNKSHSAAYALVSYQTLWLKAHYPAAFMAAVLSADMDNTDKVVTLIDECRTMRLEVRPPTVNASEWQFTIADDRTLIYGLGAIKGVGEGAILALQEARQAEGPFRDLWDFCRRIDLQKMNRRVLEALVRSGALDELGANRATLMQHLPLAIRLAEQHKASHSSGQVDLFGLVEETATGPDPQLAGQVWGEWEEEERLQGEKETLGLYLTGHPVNRFEPELNALMGNRLNVLLSTPKGRGDREKRTVAGLVVGVRHGKTPRGRMASLVLDDRTGRLEVTVFSELYDQFRDLLAVDRLLVIAGTLNFDEFRDAWSLRASEVQTLEQAREKAADHLWLTLDLGTAKKYKKGGELLQQLREVLTLYRGGRLAIQLAYHSPQGQARFLLGDDWRVQPTDELIKRLRQLLGQEAVKVAYGRFTGQTE
- a CDS encoding zinc ribbon domain-containing protein, translated to MADAKICSTCGIVFEKYWKYHPRPGIDPATWTPPTRVVRPPPTRPRSADTLPEGLMALLLPRQPELDGIGLWARAALLLVLLIWGLRLIALSPASNGAGQSFLHLVNLPFHEAGHLIFRPFGDFMTSLGGTLGQLLMPLICAGTLLLKTRDPFGAAVACWWFGQNFLDIAPYINDARAGDLPLLGGNFGHSSPYGFHDWEYLLTESGLLHLDHHIAWLSHGLGAAIMLLALAWGAILLVRQRRA
- the sohB gene encoding protease SohB, with translation MNSRISSSSATIPIPPSVPPSPSRPTQGEPVRVTQALIDYGLFLAKTLTILLGIGLVLVGIVRARKTGHLEGDHLEVTSLNDRYRELAQTLRQASTPKKAFRKSLKLDRKADKAREQAAESRHRLFVIDFQGDIKATASAALREVITAILLEAKAGDGILIRLENAGGLVTEHGLAASQLTRLRARGIPLTVAVDKVAASGGYLMAAVADRIIAAPFAVVGSIGVVAQLPNFHRVLERHGVDYELHTAGDYKRTLTLFGENTEAGREKLREQLEETHGLFKDFILEYRPSLDLAQVATGEYWHGRQALALGLIDEIQTSDDWLLEAADTTDLYQVSYTAHKKPLDRLLSSLTQAAQRLFRGHP
- a CDS encoding thymidylate synthase, producing the protein MREYLDLLRDVLDRGVDRADRTGVGTRAVFGRQIRFDLAQGFPLVTTKKIHLKSVIHELLWFLQGSTDNRWLKARGVGIWDEWATEAGDLGPIYGRQWRSWACPDGSTLDQISQVLAAIRANPDSRRLVVSAWNPADLPRDGLSPQENARQGRMALAPCHCLFQFFVQEGRLSCQLYQRSADLFLGVPFNIASYALLTHMLAQQCDLEVGDFVHTFGDLHLYRNHLTPEIVLAQLAREPRPRPQLAFKRRPASLFDYEFEDFEFIGYDPHPAIRAPIAI
- a CDS encoding BrnA antitoxin family protein, with the protein product MPRLKSGTLIPTPQEDVIITAAATSDPDALPLTDDEWEAVMPLARIGRPPSSKPLKVSTTIRFDADVLAALKATGPGWQTRVNGVLREYVAARR
- a CDS encoding isochorismatase family protein, whose product is MEMTEEIGLQPTDALVVVDVQRDFLPGGALAVPEGDAVVPVLNGWIARFAAAGLPIAATRDWHPADHCSFLAQGGPWPPHCVVQTLGAAFSSDLALPATATIFSRGTRQNDAGYSEFEGTELHRYFQHLGVRRVFVGGLATDYCVLNTVLDALRLGYEVRLLTAGVRAVEVQPGDGARAIATMLAAGAVA
- a CDS encoding L,D-transpeptidase, with product MTRMALSLCLGLLGAGCVPHLATKSDDVARMPNPMLNANYSEDADVPFVMEPKSALADGSRQVNFESESASPRTRDMAEWVVSSGDNLNKPFAIVDKVNAKVYVFSVDGKLHGAAPVLLGLGKGDDVAPGVGNMRMGLIPVAQRTTPAGRFEAGMGRNAHGKEILWVDYKNAISMHPVVTSNPKERRAERLDTPTPLDNRISFGCINVPAVFFKNVVHSKFSGTAGIVYVLPETKRN